A region from the Salvelinus sp. IW2-2015 linkage group LG21, ASM291031v2, whole genome shotgun sequence genome encodes:
- the LOC111982292 gene encoding uncharacterized protein, translated as MNLFTQQTVMLWLCAARTLTTAELVKLTTVDSVVVPCHQSVTLRCDISTFQEGLSIYHMAWVRQDGKHLCDVNRTGVTGTHPGSTPSAMECRYTPQTQLTLTLLQVQPLEQGKYLCKLRSNHGVKEATTTVKLQECYREAQPSISDEGPTCTFTGVYPDGEVHWFQGSNNVTGDPKIKTIQVKDGMFLTITSSLNRKTVSGEGAYNCSLWIPSTGAYLTSSLVPEHGEARVEEPNANGAGAIGFPHRTILVLLSTLFLV; from the exons ATGAACCTGTTCACCCAGCAAACTGTGATGCTTTGGCTCTGTGCTGCTCGCACACTCACAACGGCAG AGCTGGTGAAGCTAACCACTGTTGACTCTGTCGTTGTGCCATGTCACCAGAGTGTCACCCTCCGATGTGACATCTCCACCTTCCAGGAGGGGCTGTCAATCTATCATATGGCCTGGGTCCGCCAGGACGGGAAGCACCTGTGTGATGTTAACAGAACTGGAGTGACCGGGACCCACCCAGGGAGCACACCTAGTGCCATGGAGTGTCGTTATACCCCACAGACACAGCTGACCCTGACTCTGCTGCAGGTACAGCCACTGGAGCAGGGAAAGTACTTGTGCAAGCTGCGCTCCAATCATGGAGTAAAGGAGGCCACTACAACGGTGAAGCTGCAAG AGTGCTACAGGGAGGCCCAGCCCAGCATCAGTGATGAGGGCCCGACCTGCACCTTTACTGGGGTCTACCCTGATGGAGAGGTGCACTGGTTCCAGGGATCCAACAATGTGACTGGGGACCCTAAGATCAAAACGATACAAGTGAAGGATGGAATGTTTTTGACAATAACTAGTTCCCTGAATAGAAAGACCGTCTCTGGGGAAGGGGCCTACAACTGCTCCCTGTGGATCCCCAGTACCGGAGCCTACCTGACCAGCAGCTTGGTACCAGAGCATGGTGAAGCCAGGGTTGAGGAGCCCAATGCCAACGGGGCAGGGGCCATAGGTTTTCCACACAGAACCATTCTAGTCCTCCTGAGTACTCTCTTCCTGGTGTGA